One window of the Ammospiza nelsoni isolate bAmmNel1 chromosome 2, bAmmNel1.pri, whole genome shotgun sequence genome contains the following:
- the SH2D1B gene encoding SH2 domain-containing protein 1B, which translates to MEFPFFHGKITRRTCEELLSKKKKNGSYLIRESESVEGALCLCVFFEGLIYTYRIFREDQGYFRIQTSEGVPERTFKTLKDLIYAFEKPNQGLITKLRYPVKKPKALQGSQRFKSEMDNVYDEADDSADYVDVLP; encoded by the exons AtggaattcccattttttcatggaaaaataaCAAGAAGAACCTGTGAAGAGTTGCtgagcaagaagaaaaagaatggcAGCTATTTAATACGGGAGAGTGAGAGTGTGGAAGGAGCCTTGTGTCTCTGTGTTTT CTTTGAGGGCCTCATCTACACTTACCGTATCTTCAGAGAAGACCAAGGATATTTTAGAATACAG ACTTCTGAAGGTGTTCCAGAGAGGACCTTCAAAACATTAAAGGACTTAATATACGCTTTTGAAAAGCCAAATCAAGGACTGATAACAAAGCTCCGCTACCCAGTGAAGAAACCGAAGGCCTTGCAAGGAAGCCAGAGGTTCAAGTCAGAAATGGACAATGTTTATGATG AAGCTGATGACAGCGCTGATTATGTTGATGTCCTGCCCTGA